From Chloroflexota bacterium:
CGGCAGATAAAATCTCGGAGCCATCCGGGGATTGCCAGCGTTCCCAAAGCCCGGCGAAGGCAAACGGCGCGCCCGCTTTCATGCGAATATAGTGCGGTATTTTGGTTTTGCTGTCAGGTGATTTTTGCCATTCGTAAAAACCACTACTGAGGATCAAACAGCGGCGGTATTTGTAGGCCGCTTTAAAAGATGGTTTTTCAGCCAGGGTTTCGGCGCGGGCATTGATCATTTTATAGCCGATTTTTGGGTCTTTCGCCCAAAAGGGGATCAATCCCCAGATAACATAATCTAATTTATTCGTGCCATTATTTGTGACGACTGCGATGGGTTGGCTGGGGGCAATATTGTAGCGCGGTGGCACAGTGTAGGCTTCTGGAGCAATCTCGAGCCAGGGGAAGGCGTTTGCTAATTCATCGGGAGTAGCTGTAAGTGTGAAGCGTCCGCACATGGTGTAGCCCTTTGCGATTTAAGTTGATATTTGGTCTCCAGGTATTATTTCACGGAGGGGCAGGGTTGTCAAAGCATATTGCGGATAGTACAATACCGCGGCTTTATTCTTTCAATAACGTGGGGAAAAAATAATCAATAGTGTTTGCGTAAGTTGTTATAATAATTCGGTCACTCAAGTTCTCTGCTGTTTTGAGTGGTCACGCGCGCAAGCCAATATCTAACTTCTCTGTCTGACCGTTTGTATGTCGGAAGGGCGGAGCTTAGCTAAATGATCCGATACCCGTCAAGAATTGCCCTTTTTTTGATCGCCT
This genomic window contains:
- a CDS encoding SOS response-associated peptidase, with product MCGRFTLTATPDELANAFPWLEIAPEAYTVPPRYNIAPSQPIAVVTNNGTNKLDYVIWGLIPFWAKDPKIGYKMINARAETLAEKPSFKAAYKYRRCLILSSGFYEWQKSPDSKTKIPHYIRMKAGAPFAFAGLWERWQSPDGSEILSAAIITTEPNDLMHPIHNRMPVILAAKDHQHWLTPGEMRPAALSPLLAPYPNEEMQAYPVSTFVNSPANDSPICVAPLSA